One Astatotilapia calliptera chromosome 1, fAstCal1.2, whole genome shotgun sequence DNA segment encodes these proteins:
- the bbs4 gene encoding BBSome complex member BBS4 isoform X2 gives MVFLHPAPELPIVERRNWLIHQHYILKDYDTCKVIIKDQLQETNGMCEYAIYVQALILRLEGKIQQSLELFQSCAILNPNSADNLKQVARSLFLLGKHKAAIEFYHEAARLNENDWEISHNLGLCYFFIKDFKYAEEHLKIALKINKHDKTFMMLGKVHLLAGETDKAIEVYKKAVEFSPENTELLTTLGLLFLQLGKYQKAFEHLGNALTFDPNNYKAILAAGSMMQTHGDFDVAMNKYRVAACAVPESPPLWNNIGMCFFGKKKYVAAISCLKRAHYLSPFDWKVLYNLGLVHLTMQQYASAFHFLSAAINLNPRMGELYMLLAVALTNLEDYENATRSYEQAVTLDESNPLVNLNFAIFLYNHGDKKGALDQYQDMERKVNILRDSSSNFEFDPELMDMAQKMGAALQVTEALVWTKPGKDSKSKPNSAAATKTPGAPLGTNQVLGQAMSSAASYSKNIQLSTGVSGGPSNAGEPEDDVLEAPSPPSDPPGSPEPAESDNPKPRTSKMKSKVQE, from the exons atgGTGTTCCTCCACCCAGCTCCAGAGCTTCCTATTGTGGAGAGAAGGAACTGGTTAATCCACCAGCACTATATCCTCAAGGACTACGATACCTGTAAG GTTATCATCAAAGACCAACTGCAGGAGACTAATGGGATGTGTGAATATGCTATATATGTTCAAG CACTAATCTTGCGTCTTGAGGGCAAGATCCAGCAGTCCCTGGAGCTGTTTCAGAGCTGTGCCATCTTAAATCCCAACAGCGCAGACAATCTTAAGCAAGTGGCCCGATCACT ATTTCTTCTGGGAAAGCACAAAGCAGCTATTGAATTCTATCATGAAGCTGCAAGGCTCAACGAGAACGACTGG GAGATCAGTCATAATCTGGGATTGTGCTATTTCTTCATCAAAGACTTCAAATAT gCTGAGGAGCATCTAAAGATAGCTCTCAAGATAAACAAGCACGACAAAACCTTCATGATGCTCGGGAAGGTTCACCTGCTGGCTGGAGAAACAGACAAGGCCATAGAGGTGTACAAGAAAGcggtgga attttctcCAGAAAACACTGAACTCCTCACAACACTGGGCCTGCTGTTTTTGCAG CTCGGGAAATACCAGAAAGCATTTGAACATCTTGGGAATGCCCTCACCTTTGACCCCAACAATTATAAG GCCATCCTGGCTGCAGGCAGCATGATGCAGACCCATGGTGACTTTGATGTGGCTATGAACAAGTACAGGGTGGCAGCATGTGCTGTGCCGGAGAGTCCCCCTCTGTGGAACAACATTGGCATGTGCTTCTTTGGGAAAAAGAAATATGTAGCT GCCATCAGCTGCCTGAAGCGGGCCCACTACTTGTCTCCTTTTGACTGGAAAGTGTTGTACAACCTTGGTCTGGTACACCTCACCATGCAGCAGTATGCCTCTGCCTTCCACTTCCTCAGTGCAGCCATCAATCTGAATCCACGAATGGGGGAGCTCTACATGTTGCTGGCAG TTGCTCTGACCAATTTGGAGGATTATGAGAACGCCACCAGATCTTACGAGCAAGCTGTGACTCTGGATGA ATCCAACCCCCTGGTTAACCTGAACTTTGCAATCTTCCTCTATAATCATGGAGACAAGAAGGGAGCTCTGGATCAATACCAGGATATGGAAAGGAAAGTCAACATACTCCGAGACAGCAGTAGCAACTTTGAATTTGATCCTGAG CTAATGGACATGGCTCAGAAAATGGGAGCTGCTCTACAGGTGACAGAAGCGCTGGTGTGGACTAAACCAGGCAAGGACTCCAAATCAAAACCAAATTCTGCAGCAGCCACCAAAACCCCCGGTGCTCCCCTCGGTACTAACCAAGTCCTGGGTCAGGCCATGTCTTCAGCCGCAAGCTAcagcaaaaacattcagctgtcAACAG GGGTGTCCGGAGGCCCTTCCAATGCAGGAGAGCCAGAAGATGATGTACTGGAAGCCCCCAGCCCACCTTCTGATCCTCCGGGATCCCCAGAGCCCGCAGAGTCAGACAACCCTAAACCCAGAACCTCCAAAATGAAATCGAAGGTGCAGGAATGA
- the bbs4 gene encoding BBSome complex member BBS4 isoform X1 translates to MADAETTATLPVATEPKKRRAPKAPELPIVERRNWLIHQHYILKDYDTCKVIIKDQLQETNGMCEYAIYVQALILRLEGKIQQSLELFQSCAILNPNSADNLKQVARSLFLLGKHKAAIEFYHEAARLNENDWEISHNLGLCYFFIKDFKYAEEHLKIALKINKHDKTFMMLGKVHLLAGETDKAIEVYKKAVEFSPENTELLTTLGLLFLQLGKYQKAFEHLGNALTFDPNNYKAILAAGSMMQTHGDFDVAMNKYRVAACAVPESPPLWNNIGMCFFGKKKYVAAISCLKRAHYLSPFDWKVLYNLGLVHLTMQQYASAFHFLSAAINLNPRMGELYMLLAVALTNLEDYENATRSYEQAVTLDESNPLVNLNFAIFLYNHGDKKGALDQYQDMERKVNILRDSSSNFEFDPELMDMAQKMGAALQVTEALVWTKPGKDSKSKPNSAAATKTPGAPLGTNQVLGQAMSSAASYSKNIQLSTGVSGGPSNAGEPEDDVLEAPSPPSDPPGSPEPAESDNPKPRTSKMKSKVQE, encoded by the exons ATGGCGGACGCGGAAACAACCGCAACG CTCCCTGTTGCTACTGAACCCAAGAAACGTCGGGCGCCTAAAG CTCCAGAGCTTCCTATTGTGGAGAGAAGGAACTGGTTAATCCACCAGCACTATATCCTCAAGGACTACGATACCTGTAAG GTTATCATCAAAGACCAACTGCAGGAGACTAATGGGATGTGTGAATATGCTATATATGTTCAAG CACTAATCTTGCGTCTTGAGGGCAAGATCCAGCAGTCCCTGGAGCTGTTTCAGAGCTGTGCCATCTTAAATCCCAACAGCGCAGACAATCTTAAGCAAGTGGCCCGATCACT ATTTCTTCTGGGAAAGCACAAAGCAGCTATTGAATTCTATCATGAAGCTGCAAGGCTCAACGAGAACGACTGG GAGATCAGTCATAATCTGGGATTGTGCTATTTCTTCATCAAAGACTTCAAATAT gCTGAGGAGCATCTAAAGATAGCTCTCAAGATAAACAAGCACGACAAAACCTTCATGATGCTCGGGAAGGTTCACCTGCTGGCTGGAGAAACAGACAAGGCCATAGAGGTGTACAAGAAAGcggtgga attttctcCAGAAAACACTGAACTCCTCACAACACTGGGCCTGCTGTTTTTGCAG CTCGGGAAATACCAGAAAGCATTTGAACATCTTGGGAATGCCCTCACCTTTGACCCCAACAATTATAAG GCCATCCTGGCTGCAGGCAGCATGATGCAGACCCATGGTGACTTTGATGTGGCTATGAACAAGTACAGGGTGGCAGCATGTGCTGTGCCGGAGAGTCCCCCTCTGTGGAACAACATTGGCATGTGCTTCTTTGGGAAAAAGAAATATGTAGCT GCCATCAGCTGCCTGAAGCGGGCCCACTACTTGTCTCCTTTTGACTGGAAAGTGTTGTACAACCTTGGTCTGGTACACCTCACCATGCAGCAGTATGCCTCTGCCTTCCACTTCCTCAGTGCAGCCATCAATCTGAATCCACGAATGGGGGAGCTCTACATGTTGCTGGCAG TTGCTCTGACCAATTTGGAGGATTATGAGAACGCCACCAGATCTTACGAGCAAGCTGTGACTCTGGATGA ATCCAACCCCCTGGTTAACCTGAACTTTGCAATCTTCCTCTATAATCATGGAGACAAGAAGGGAGCTCTGGATCAATACCAGGATATGGAAAGGAAAGTCAACATACTCCGAGACAGCAGTAGCAACTTTGAATTTGATCCTGAG CTAATGGACATGGCTCAGAAAATGGGAGCTGCTCTACAGGTGACAGAAGCGCTGGTGTGGACTAAACCAGGCAAGGACTCCAAATCAAAACCAAATTCTGCAGCAGCCACCAAAACCCCCGGTGCTCCCCTCGGTACTAACCAAGTCCTGGGTCAGGCCATGTCTTCAGCCGCAAGCTAcagcaaaaacattcagctgtcAACAG GGGTGTCCGGAGGCCCTTCCAATGCAGGAGAGCCAGAAGATGATGTACTGGAAGCCCCCAGCCCACCTTCTGATCCTCCGGGATCCCCAGAGCCCGCAGAGTCAGACAACCCTAAACCCAGAACCTCCAAAATGAAATCGAAGGTGCAGGAATGA